The window CAGAAGAACCACGAGCCTACACCCCTAAGATGGTATCCATTGGTCCTTATCATCGAAACAAACCTGAGTTGCGAGCTATGGAGGAGTTTAAATGGAGATACACGTCAGATTTTATTGATCAACTAGCAGAAACAGATACGGGGAACATTCAAATCAATGAGTCACATGGTGAGTCTATTGAAAACTCACCTCAAACATTGGCTTTGAAAAAGTGTTGCAAAGTTATATCAGAACTGGAAGTGGAGGCTCGCGCATTCTATGCTGAAGATATCAATCTAGACACGTATCAGCTAGTGCAGATGTTCCTACTTGATGCTTGTTTTATACTTGAATACATGAGAAGAATTCAACTTACAAGAGAAATAAAACGTTCAAGGGCAGTTCCCTGGGTACCAGAATCATCGGAATTGCTAGTTAGTCAGTTGACAAATATTATTGCTTTGACACAAGATTTAATGCTACTGGAGAACCAAATTCCATATAATATTCTGCAACAGCTTTTCGACTTAATACCAATTGCAaggagaataacagatgcaagTGGTCAAGTTTTGTCCCTTCAAGAGCTAGCCTTTGCCTTTTTTCATGCGTTTACGGATCATTTGTGTTATAATATTTCACCGCTTAAGATACCCATTCAGGATGCCACCTTTACTCATTTACTAGATATGTTGTACCAAATTTGTAGCTCCGCTTCTGAGATATCATCACCCTTGGAAGAGGAAGATTGGACAAGGCTGAAGTGGGGATCGAAAAGCTGTGCGGCAGAACTTATAAAATCTGGTTTTCGAATTTCTTTACATCCCTCTAGGGCGAGCATGGTGGACATAAAATTTAAGGAAGGGGAAATTTTTCTTCCAAGTTTCGTTAATGATGACTTTACTAGCCCGTTATTTAGAAATCTCATTGCTTTGGAGCAGAGCAGAAATGGCAGACAAGttattatttcatatatattttttatgacaaGTTTGCTCCGTTCTGAAGAAGACCTAAATATACTTGACGGGGCAGGTACAATACTGAATTTTCATAAAGGTACGTTTATCCCAACTTATATCCAAGGATTGCTCATAGGAAATTCACCCGAGGACTTCGTATTTAGAGATTTATGCATGTGAGGAGCTTAATAATTATAAAGTATCTTGGTGGAGGTGGCGCAGAGTGAAGGGATATACCACTGTGACTTGGTTTAGATGGAAAGCGTCTGTCAAGGATTTGAAACGagattatttcaaaaataggTGGAGTTATTTAACATTCTTAGCTGCATCTTTTGTCATTCTCCTCACGGTTGCTCAGACTTTTTATACTATTCGTGCTTATTATCCTCCCTACCACTAAAAGTGTTTTAACCTTTTATCTGGGCTATTTTCTTTAGTTAAGTacttcactacaagaaaagcggctaaTTTCGACTGGATAATTTCGACCGggagctattttcgaccgtataCGGTCGAAAATAGTCATTTTCGACCAGAAATGGACGGTCGAAAATGACCGCTTTTCCTGTAGTGCTTGTACTTTATACTTTTGGTTTCataaataatcatttaaaaGATAAATCTTCTGGTTGTTTCTATCTATTTTAGGTGATACAGTGTTCATGCAAGTTTTGTGATAGTAAGTATACGATGATGAAGTCTTTGAACTTGGACATTTTAAAAACAGAACTTGAGCACTCAAATTTACTTAACTGGAAAAAGTGTTTTTAAGTTAACATAGAAATGATGCAGCACTAACTCTTCCAGGCagataaattttattgattattgatgTGGAATTTATAAACATAACCATGTTGCCAGAGAGCAACACTACATACACTGAGAAAGAAACTAATCAGATCATGTGTGTTCAGCCAATTAAAACTTTCTATAGAATTAAGATGTTACATCAAGAGGTATGACATAGTTTTTCAAATCAGTTGTTACTTGGTTTTTTCAGTGAGTAAAGTGTTTTCTTTAGTTTCCGATTTTTTCCTTTCTTCCATTAAATCTTAAACCTTTATTTTatcgttagagcatctccaatgggaggTGTCAAGAGGGGTGCCAATGCCATGTGGCATGACATGGACGGGCACTCTCGTTAGCACCCCCATTGGAGATGTTGGAGTGCTAACAGGGTGCCAACTTCATTTGTCAtcccaataatacataaaatatagatttgtggtcccaataatacataaaatattattttctattaaGAAAATTGGCATCTTGGAGAGTGTATTTTGAAAGAAGGGtgctaaaaataatttgaaagagtgtgaatataaaaaataatattttgacttaTGTGTCAAAATTGACACCCCTTGAAGGGTgccaaccattggagatgctcttataactAATAAGATATACacctaaattatataatatttaacatttaTCAAATTCATTCATTCATTATTACTATTTTTCATTCCCTCCGCTTTTCACATTTTTTACATTGTCTGGCTCACATTTTAagacttttattaaatatagtttcataatttattatatttttttaattaatatttaaacattaattttttattcagaataaaaaaatttaaattttattttgaaactaCATTctatataagtattatataaaatgcttttgaataaaaaatatgagatatatTACACTAATCAGAAGCTTAAGTTAATATACCTAAAAACCTCTGTAGTTGCTTTTTGTCTTCAATTATATCCGGGAACTTATGAATATGTTCAAGAATGTGTGTTTGAGGACAATGCGTTCCTTGTCCTTATTTTCACTTAATTGACAAAGAAACTTGATCAGCTGGCTTGTAAAATTTCTTTGTCATAATTAGCAAAATAAATACTAGTCACCTAACTTACCTGAGCTGGTATTTGGAAATTTTCGTTTCAGCAATGTAAATTCTGTTTGTTTCTTATGGCCCGGTCAGCAGCTGTTCGCTTCACTTCTCTCTGTGATACTTTTGATTCGCCAAACACCGACACATTTGCCTAAATGATTGACCCGACTCGACCCGAGACGCAGAATGGTGGCGACGGTAGCGCGTGTGTACCCGCACACGAGGCTCACGCTAACACCATGCACACCCACATATCTTGTGCACTACTCTTGCACATGGTACTATAAGCTTGTCCAATGTTTGCACTGTTTCATTATATCAATATACTTTTGGaagcagtggcggaaccagagggggctagaggatgctagagccccccaACTCGAAAAAACAGTGTTTATTTTTTTCGGCCCGGCGGAATTATTAATgtcaatataaattttttccaGCCCCGCTGAATTATtaatttcaatataatttttttctgccCCCGCTGCATTATAAATATCATAGAGAATGACTCGTTTTCCAAATTTCAAGGtatgatattttgattgattcttggataaattgttattctttattctttttGTAGCTACTATGATTTTGTATAAAGAGATTATTAATTGGGAGTTCCGGATTTCTCAAGAATTAGAATTTGAACTTTGAACAATTGAGTGGTATATAATTTGATGAACCACAGTTTTATGAACATAATGTGGGGATTCCGTTGTTTGGTGAACATAATTTGATGTTAATGTTTGTGATGGTTAAGCGTAGCACATTGgttcattattttagaagaAAACGAATGATGTATTgcagtttaaaattttacatttgttTTTGTGAATTGTAATGATCACTTGTTTTCAAAAAACTTTGCACATAATTACATTACTCTtctgatatattaaaatgtatATGTATCCTCTTGAAGCAACTTGTATAATCTTAAGAAATATTCTTGCAATCTAGATAAAAAGAATCAATCTAAAATGTTCCGAAACACGATTCCTCCTCGACCTGGATCACCAGGGATCACGTTCGAGTTCGCTAATTTTGGCAATCCCCTTTTAACTTAAGCGATATATATAAGAAAGGAAGATAACTTGACACTATAGATTATTTAGTGAAAAATCACTAAAAGAGATCAAGATATCGAACCACGAACCGGATTTACGGATCATCGTACCCGATTCATAAGAACAAACGTTTTATGTACCCAATCCCGTACCTCGTACCCCACGACCCTGAAGAACACTTTTCGAGCCCCCTAAATCtaaatcctggttccgccactatTTGGaagcagtggcggaaccaggactaAGATTTAGAAGAGGCTCAAACAGGTTATATGGTTCACAGGTCCAGGTACGAGTTACGAGATCGGGTAGATAAAACACTAGTTCTTGTGAATCGAGTACGATGACCCGCGAATTCGGTTTGCGGTTGGATATCTTGATCCCTTCTAGTGAtttattactaaacaatatataGTCTACTTATGATTTTCATGattaaaatatctattttacCCGAAAAAAGAGAAGTAAATTAAtctgaaaatgaattttaaggtTATTTAATATATGGTAATAACCTTCAATACGTATTTATAAGGGGATCTAAATCTATTTTGTAAAAAGGCATGTCTTGTGTGTCTTTTTCTTCATCTGTTTCATCTTCCCAACTCCTTTCTTTTCCTCAGATTGATACTTTTTATCTAGAGTGCAGGAGCATttcttaatattataaaagctGCTAGAAGAGGATACATGcacattttaatatatcagaAGAATAATGTAATAATGTGCAAAGGTTTTTGAAAACAAGTAAGTGaccatcacaattcacaaaaacaaatataaaagtttaaacaataATACAAAATTATGTCATCAAACAGCGAAACCCCCCATATTAGGTTCATCAAACAGCGGTTCATCAAATTATTTATTGCTCAATTGTTCAAAGTTCAAACTCTAATTATTTAGAAATCCAAAATCCTCAACTAACAATCTCTTTATACAAAATCACAGCAGATACAAAAAGATTAAAGAATAACAATTTATCCAAGaatcaatcaaaatatcataCCTTGGAATTTGGAAAGTAAGTCCATCtctatgatatttataattcagcgggggctaaaaaaatttaaattgacaTCAATAATTCAGCGGggactaaaaaaaatttatacaatgtTTTTTCGAGTTCAGGAGGGACTCTAGCATCCCCTATAGCTCCCTCTACTTTCGACACTGTTTGGAAGTAGCTCAACTAAAGTCATCTCCAAGTTACCTATAGTTTTAAAAGTAAAGATTCGTAATACTTTTTTTTCAATATTGAAAAAACATGTAGCTCCTTTTATTTCCCTTGAAGAATACATGAGAATTGAGATTCATTACTAAAAGTATATATTCATCAAAAGAGTTTGAAGCAGGATACACTATAAAGGATCCGGTAACCACATTTAAAGCGCGACTAAAAAGTTACTCCCCTGATGGAGTAGAGTATTCCAAAATGATCCCCATAATACCAGATTCCCTGTACTCAAGTAtaagatatattatttttaagttgtCCAGATTTGGATCCCGGATTATTCTATTCCATCGGATACAAATTAGTTCCAGGTATTTGGGGTCCGCGATTATTTTATTCCATCGGATATAAACCAATTCTAGGTATTTGGGGTTTAGATCTAAACCTAATATGAGtcaatatcatatatttttgttttcaaataGAATAGTTTATAATCCATCcaatatgatccactaacattaaatatcaattttattttaattattcaaataatcacGATTTATTCCAAATAAACATAcgccctccgtcccagtcatctgtatacaaatggttgggacatggagaccaagaaattgtgtaagaaatgagtaaagttggatgaaaagtgggtatagtggtgggacccatttatatttaataatagatttgagatagtggaggaaagtagtgggtgtaatagtgtttatattattataaaatggagatagtggaagaaagtagttggtgaattgatgttttatattataaaagtttactacttttggaatgtatacaattgatgggacgtcccaaaaaagaaattgtatacaattcattgggacggagggagtaatactgtaaaaataaaataattataaattaaaacttacaaTTATAAATAAGATAGTATGCATTATCATGGTGAatacatcatattttatgaagatttaaatttaaatatgatattaaaattttataaaatgatgatccTTTACCTATGAATGTAATcggttaaaaatataatctctATATGAGTTTGAACAATACATGAATCATATTCGGGGTGGAATcatattacaaaaaataatatgagaacTAATCTGAGTGGGTTTATGAATGCTAATATCTAAGATCATATTTTATTCGGTCTTAATTTTTAAGcgagtttttgatattttcataacaaatatgacatatatcatatttttcatgTCGGATATAAGTCAATACACCAGATAGTCCACGTCGGCCTCGGTATCATCAAGTTCTTTTAACTCTGCACCAATGTTACATTATAAATACTTGGAAATTTAACTCATCAAAACACCTTCACTCATTTATTCGATTATGGGTTTGAGTTTCTATTTCTTTTTTGATTATTCTTCCAACAATAGTGACAAGCGGAAATAAATTAAGTAGATATTTGTCCATATCAAAGAATTTTATTAGCACCAATGGAGTcgtttgggtgaacttaaaagaagtgacttcttgcttaaaataaagaagtggagtggAAGTGAAAAGTAATttaagacttataaattgattaaactgtttgggaaataagcagaagtcctgaaacaaaaactagcacTTTTTATAAGGCTTAATGACTTTTTAACCCTCGAAGTATGTGTGGAAGTTCCGATgtggcctcgaagtttaaagtCGTTCGATTCAACCCTCCAAGTTTTCCGaatgtaccttttagcccttatggcgtataccggtatataacggggtggacaaagttgacatttcacacgtgagggttaaaaggggcaTTAAACATCAAGtgttaaaaggaacatctaatgtatcctttaggggttaaaaggaacgagatgtatactttaggggttaaaaggtaTGCCCAAActaggggtgtgcatggtgcggtttggtgcggttccggatattaaccgtta of the Daucus carota subsp. sativus chromosome 4, DH1 v3.0, whole genome shotgun sequence genome contains:
- the LOC108217123 gene encoding UPF0481 protein At3g47200, coding for MEPTPNLQVRITSSSNDEEWIHLIDSKLSLVRRNQQDLGICRVPDVLRAEEPRAYTPKMVSIGPYHRNKPELRAMEEFKWRYTSDFIDQLAETDTGNIQINESHGESIENSPQTLALKKCCKVISELEVEARAFYAEDINLDTYQLVQMFLLDACFILEYMRRIQLTREIKRSRAVPWVPESSELLVSQLTNIIALTQDLMLLENQIPYNILQQLFDLIPIARRITDASGQVLSLQELAFAFFHAFTDHLCYNISPLKIPIQDATFTHLLDMLYQICSSASEISSPLEEEDWTRLKWGSKSCAAELIKSGFRISLHPSRASMVDIKFKEGEIFLPSFVNDDFTSPLFRNLIALEQSRNGRQVIISYIFFMTSLLRSEEDLNILDGAGTILNFHKGTFIPTYIQGLLIGNSPEDFVFRDLCM